The genomic window GCAGCTGCTCCGTACCGCCAAAGGGGAAGCTCTCTCCTACGACTTCCTGGTCATTGCGACCGGCTCCATCGCCTGTCCCGAGACCGTGGAGGGATTCGTCGCTGGCTCAGATCACTTCTACACGCCGGAAGGAGCCTATCGTCTCTACCATAAGCTCAGCGAGTTTGAAGGCGGACGCATCGTCGTGGGAGTGGGTGGCATCCCTTACAAGTGCCCGGTAGCACCTCTCGAGTTTACTCTTCTTGCGGAAGCCTTTCTCACCCGCAAGGGGATCCGGTCCAACACCGAGATGGTCTACACCTTCCCGTTGAACGATGTCTTCCAGATCCAGAGCGTGGTCCCCGTGGTGCGATCTCTTTTCGAGCAGCGCTCCATCCGCGCGGAAACGTTTTTCAATCTCGAATCGGTCGATCCCGAAAAGAAGGTCGTCAAGAGCCTGGAAGGAACCGAGCTTCCTTTTGACATCCTCGTGATGACTCCGCCCCATAAGGGTGCCGCCTTCCTTCGAGGCCATCCGATGGCGGATGACGACGGATGGGTCAATACCGACCGCAGCACCCTCCGCGTGAATGGGCTCCCCAACGTCTGGGCGCTGGGCGACACGACCAACCTGCCGATCAGCAAAGCGGGGAGCACCGCGCATTTCGAGGCACCGGTGATCGTCGAGCAGATCGTGGGTATGATTCGCCACGAGGAGCCCGCTCCCGGGAAGGCGACCTATCATGGGCATGTCACCTGCTTCATCGATTCGGGCTACGGGAAGGCAACCATCCTCGATTTCGATTACGATCACCCACCGGCGGTGTACGATCCCGACGAATTTCGCCATCTCCAGAAGATGGCGTTCAACAAGCTCTACTGGTATCTGGTTCCGACGGCGGTCATCTGACCGGATCGCCCGGATCGCAAGCTGGCCGAAAGACAGGAGCGGCACGATGCGATCACGTGCCGGCAGCCCCTCCGGCTATCGGACTGCGCGGATGGCGACCATGCTTCCGACGAAGATCAGCCAGACCAGCAGAAAGACGCGGGCGGGCTTTTTGGGAATGATCGTACAGGCATACGAGCCTCCGATTGCCCCCAGGATTCCTCCGGCAACCATGGCGAAAATGAGTTGGGAGTCGCTCAAGCCCTGGTGAGCGTGGATGCCTCCGCCCACCAGCGAGAGGAGCATGCCGAAGGCGATGTCCGTCCCCACGACCTCGCTCGGGCTGAGCTTGGTCAAGGTGAGAAGGAGAAGGCTCCCCAAGGCGCCGCCGCCAGCGGAAAACGACCCCACCTCAAGCCCGATGAAGAAGGAAAAGGCGGGAAGCCATCGCAAGTAGCGGTGGAGATGGAGACGGTGCTCGGTCAGAGTAAACCAGAGATTGAGCAGGGAGGAGAGGACGACCGTCAAGCCGATCGCGAGCAGGATAAACGAGCCGAGGTGGCCTTTTCGCGAAACGTGGGCGAGCAGAAATGAGCCAGCCACAACCCCGGGAATCCCCCCTAAGGAGAGAAGGAGCAGAATCCGTTGGTTGATATCCCTCTTCAAAAAATAGATCAGGGAGCTCGGGATCTTGATCAGCGCCGAGAATCCCAACGCGACGCCAACTGCCACTGCCGGCTCGATCCCAAGGAAGAGAAGGATGGGGACCGTGAGCGTGCCTCCCCCGACTCCGGTCAACCCGATGAGAAAGGCGATGCAGAAGCCGAGGAAGTAGAATTTTGTCACGCGTATTGTCTATTTTGTCTATAGATATTCAGTTTATAGCTTCAAGCTTTCCCGCCGTCATCGGTCTTTGGCAGTCTTCCGCAATCGGAGAGGCGCATGCGGGAAAGGAGAGCACACCGGGCGCCTCTCGTCGATCTCGGGAAAGCGCCTCCCCGCCTTCCTTGGTCTCTTCGGCTTTCAGCTTAAGATCGCGTCGGTCTCGCCGCCGAACCAAGGTCGAGTCCAGCCTCGGAAGAGCCGTCCCCGTTCGGCAGGCTTCGGCCGCGCCAGAGCAGGTAGAGGATCGGATAGAGGAGCAATTCGAGCACCCCCGAGGTCACGATCCCGCCCACCATCGGTGTCGCGATTCGCTTCATCACGTCCGCCCCGGTTTCCTGGCTCCAAAGGATGGGAAGAAGCCCGAAGAGAATCGCACAGATGGTCATCATCTTCGGCCGGATCCTGCCGAGAGCGCCCGCCTCGATCGCCGCGCGCAGGTCAGCACGGGACCGCATCCTCCCTTCGCGACTCCGCTCTTCATAGGCATGATCCAAGTAGAGAAGCATGACGACCCCTGTCTCGGCGTCGAGGCCGGCCAGGGCGATCAACCCGACAGCCACGGCGACGCTCAGGTTGTAGCCAAGCCAGTAGAGCAGCCAGAAAGCTCCTACCAGGGAAAATGGGACCGCGAGCAGCACGAGCAGGGTTCGGCTGGCCGATCGCGTGTTCAAGTGGAGCAAGATCAAGATGATCATCAGGGTGAGGGGAATCAGGAGGAAGAGACGATGCTTCGCACGGAGGAAGTACTCATAAGAACCGGCCCATTCGACGTAATACCCGGGAGGGAAGGCTACGTTCCGGGCGATCTGCGCACCGGCTCGGCGAACGTAGCCAACAAGATCTTTGGCCGTGCTATCGACAAAGACAAAGCCGACGAGCTGGGCATTTTCGCTCCGAACCTCGGGCGGACCAAAGGCAAAATGGATATCCGCCAGCTCACCCAGAGGAACCTGAACGCCGGAGAGCGGTGCCCCCGGCAAGCTTCGGGACAAGGAGTCGGCTGAAACGGTTGGAGGTGTCTCGCCCAGGAGGATGCGAGAGAGTGCGAGCGGATCCTGCCGAAAGTCTCGATTGTAGCGGACGCTCACGGGGTATCGCTCCCGCCCCTCTACCGTGACAGTTACGGTATTGCCGCCAATCGCTCCTTCAATCGCCTGGTTCACGTCCTCGACCGTGAACCCGTAGCGCGCGAGCGCTTCGCGGCGCACCTGGATATCCAGGTACCTCCCCCCTTCCACCCGCTCCGCAAAGACGCTTCGAGTTTCGGGGAAGCCGGAAAGAGCACGCTCGATCTTCTCCCCCAAATCGCGGATCACAGCGAGGTCGGAACCGAAGATCTTGATTCCCAGATTGGACCGAAAGCCCGTCTGCAGCATCTCGGTGCGAGTCTGGATCGGCATCCAAAAGATGTTAGCGACCCCGGGAAACTGGAGCTGTCGATTGAGCTCCGCAAGGAGCTTGTTCCAGCTCATCCCTTTCCTCCACTCGGCTTCCGGCCGGAAGGTCACCACCGTCTCGGTCATCGAGAGCGGGGCCGGATCGGTCGCCGTATCTGCCTGCCCTACCTTCCCAAAGACGGTGGCGACCTCGGGCATCTGGGCGATGATCCGGTCTTGCGTCTGAAGGATGCGCGCCGCCTCCGCAATGGCCACGCCAGGTACCGCAGTCGGCATGTAGAGCAGGGTCCCCTCGTTGAGCGGAGGCATGAACTCCGCTCCCAAGCGACGAAGCGGGTAGAGAGTCGAGCCGAGCACTACAAGCGCGAGGAGAAGCACGAGAACGCCGTGGCGGAGAACCAGGCGGAGGATGGGGCCGTAGAGGGCGAGGAGAAGCCGGTTGAGAGGGTTTCGTCTTTCCGGAACGATGCGCCCCCGGACAAACCAGAGCATCAGCACGGGCACCAGGGTCACCGAGAGCACGGCGGCGAAAAACATCGCGAAGGTCTTGGTAAAGGCGAGCGGACGAAAGAGACGGCCCTCTTGAGCCTCGAGAGCGAAGACCGGCACAAAGGAGACCGTGATCACCAGAAGCGAAAAGAAGAGAGGTCGTCCCACCTGCTTGGCGGCGGTGAGCACGACCCGCAACCGTTCTGCCCCACGCGGATCCTTCCCCGTCTTCTCCCTGGCTTCTTCCAACCGCTTGTGGGCGTTTTCCACCATGATGACCGCACCGTCGACCATGGCCCCGATCGCGATGGCAATGCCTCCCAGCGACATGATGTTCGCGGTCAGCCGCAGGCCGCCAAAGGGGATGAAGGAGAGCACGATCGCCGCCGGGAGGAGGAGGATCGCCACAAGAGCGCTCCGAATATGCCAGAGGAAGAGAATGCAGACCAGGCTGACGACGAGGCACTCCTCGATCAGCTTCTTCCAGAGCGTGTGAATCGATCGAAGGATGAGCTCGGAGCGATCGTAGGTGGGCAACACTCGGACGCCGGGAGGGAAAGAGCTTTCGAGGGTGTTCAGCTTTTGCTTGACGCCGTCGATCACCCGCAGCGCATTTTCGCCATGGCGCATGACGACGATGCCGCCGACGGTTTCTCCTTTCCCGCCCAGCTCGGCGAGCCCTTGCCGCAGATCCCCCCCAAGCGTGAGACTCCCCAGCTGCCGGACAAGAATGGGAAAGCCCCGCGGGTCGGTGCGCACGACTGCGTTCCCCACATCCGCAAGGGACTGAAAGTAGCCCCGCCCGCGAATGTAATACTCCATGGTGGAGATCTCGAAGCTCTTTCCGCCGACGTCCCGGTTGCCCTTGCGAACCGCATCGACGACCTCCGAGAAGCGGACCCCGTAGGCCACGAGCTTACCCGGGTCGAGGTTCACCTGGTATTGGCGGACATAGCCGCCAACGCTCGCCACCTCGGAGACGCCGTGAACGGAAGCCAGGGCGTAGCGGAGGGTCCAATCCTGAAAAGAGCGGAGCTCGGCCAAGTCGTGCCTTCCCGACTCATCGACGAGCGCGTATTCGAAGACCCAGCCGACACCGGTCGCATCCGGTCCCAGGGTGGGGCTGACTCCTTCCGGCAGTCGGCTCCGGGCACCGTTCAGATACTCGAGCACGCGCGACCGAGCCCAGTAGAGATCGGTTCCATCTTCGAAGATCACGTAGACAAACGACTTCCCGAAGATCGACTCGCCACGGACAAACTTCACCTTCGGCGCCGAAAGAAAAAGTGTCGAGATCGGATAGGTAATCTGATCCTCGACGAGCGTCGGGCTCCGTCCGGGCCATTCGGTGTAGACGATCACCTGGACGTCGGAGAGATCCGGAATGGCATCCAGAGGAGAATTCCGCAGCGCCAAGATTCCCCAGGTAAGGCCAAAGGCGGCCAGTATGCTGACCAGGAATGGATTGCGCCCGCTCCAGTCGATGAGGCGATCCAACATGGTTACATCCCGGGCATTCCCGGCATCCCATGGGAATGGTGATGATCCGCCGGCGGCGCGGACGGAACCGCCTTCCCGGGCACCGACCCTCCTTCGGTGGGCTGTTCCCCGGACCAGATCTGCAAGGCCCCCTGGACACGGGACTCGGCTTCAATGAGGAAGTTGGCACCTGTCACGACACGCTCCCCCTCTTGGAGCCCGGCCAGCACCGGGTAGTCGTCGTCGAGCTTCTCGCCCAGGCGGACGAATCGGGGTTCGAGATGCCCTCCCCCGTGATCGACGAAGACGACAAAGCGCCGTCCTGTCGGAATCACCGCATCGCTCCGCACGGCGAGCTGCACTCCGTAGTCGAGCCGAGCCGCCACATCGGCATACATCCCCGGGCGCAGCTTGTGACCAGGGTTGGAGAGAATGATCCGCGCCTGCAGCCGGCGCACCGTCTCGGTGAAATGAGGTTGGACGAAATCGATTCGGCTCCGAAATCGTTCTCCGGGCAGGGCGGGCAGGGTCACCTCGCACGGCTGGCCTTCGGAAATAAAAGGCGCCTGATCTTCCGGAAATTGCGCAAGGACCCAGACACGAGAAAGACTGATGAGCCGGAAGAGCGTTTGTCCCGCCGAGAAGCGCATCCCCTCGACGACATTCTTTTCGTGCACATGGCCGGAAACCGGAGAGAGAAGATCGAAGGTCCCGTGAATCCCTTTTCCGGTGCGAACATCATTGGTCGACATGCTCCACGCATGACTTTCGAGCTCCCGGATCTGTGCGTCGGTCAGATCCCAGACGCGGATTCGGTTCCGGATATGCTCGAACTGCTGGTCGAGAAGGATCGGGTTGGCCTTTTGGACGAGCAGGCTTCTCCGCCAGGCGCGGTAGGCGCGGATATAGTCCATTTGGGCTTGGACCCAGTTCTCGGAGAGGATCGTCGCCAGCCTTTCTCCTTTGCGGACTTCTTTCCAGAGATAGTCGGCGTAGAGCTTGATGACATATCCATCACCCGCCTTCACGTTGATATCGACCTCCTTCGACTCGTCGACGG from Methylacidimicrobium sp. B4 includes these protein-coding regions:
- a CDS encoding NAD(P)/FAD-dependent oxidoreductase encodes the protein MKTILILGGGTGGTIVANRLAHGLRPEDASIEVVSDSPLHYYQPAQLYIPFGEEDPRKIARSERKLLNPNVKFRIDTISEWLPEKQLLRTAKGEALSYDFLVIATGSIACPETVEGFVAGSDHFYTPEGAYRLYHKLSEFEGGRIVVGVGGIPYKCPVAPLEFTLLAEAFLTRKGIRSNTEMVYTFPLNDVFQIQSVVPVVRSLFEQRSIRAETFFNLESVDPEKKVVKSLEGTELPFDILVMTPPHKGAAFLRGHPMADDDGWVNTDRSTLRVNGLPNVWALGDTTNLPISKAGSTAHFEAPVIVEQIVGMIRHEEPAPGKATYHGHVTCFIDSGYGKATILDFDYDHPPAVYDPDEFRHLQKMAFNKLYWYLVPTAVI
- a CDS encoding sulfite exporter TauE/SafE family protein, whose product is MTKFYFLGFCIAFLIGLTGVGGGTLTVPILLFLGIEPAVAVGVALGFSALIKIPSSLIYFLKRDINQRILLLLSLGGIPGVVAGSFLLAHVSRKGHLGSFILLAIGLTVVLSSLLNLWFTLTEHRLHLHRYLRWLPAFSFFIGLEVGSFSAGGGALGSLLLLTLTKLSPSEVVGTDIAFGMLLSLVGGGIHAHQGLSDSQLIFAMVAGGILGAIGGSYACTIIPKKPARVFLLVWLIFVGSMVAIRAVR
- a CDS encoding efflux RND transporter periplasmic adaptor subunit, translating into MNHLRPLAALLLAFGLWGWLEAGSASADPEAKQRILYYTCTMHPSVRSPSPGKCPICSMDLVPVRASGSLSGKAAETATAGAPFRTEQLSSSPSLPSTSPFFVPPERLQAIGIRTGVVERRHLVRELRAPALIAVDESKEVDINVKAGDGYVIKLYADYLWKEVRKGERLATILSENWVQAQMDYIRAYRAWRRSLLVQKANPILLDQQFEHIRNRIRVWDLTDAQIRELESHAWSMSTNDVRTGKGIHGTFDLLSPVSGHVHEKNVVEGMRFSAGQTLFRLISLSRVWVLAQFPEDQAPFISEGQPCEVTLPALPGERFRSRIDFVQPHFTETVRRLQARIILSNPGHKLRPGMYADVAARLDYGVQLAVRSDAVIPTGRRFVVFVDHGGGHLEPRFVRLGEKLDDDYPVLAGLQEGERVVTGANFLIEAESRVQGALQIWSGEQPTEGGSVPGKAVPSAPPADHHHSHGMPGMPGM
- a CDS encoding efflux RND transporter permease subunit, with translation MLDRLIDWSGRNPFLVSILAAFGLTWGILALRNSPLDAIPDLSDVQVIVYTEWPGRSPTLVEDQITYPISTLFLSAPKVKFVRGESIFGKSFVYVIFEDGTDLYWARSRVLEYLNGARSRLPEGVSPTLGPDATGVGWVFEYALVDESGRHDLAELRSFQDWTLRYALASVHGVSEVASVGGYVRQYQVNLDPGKLVAYGVRFSEVVDAVRKGNRDVGGKSFEISTMEYYIRGRGYFQSLADVGNAVVRTDPRGFPILVRQLGSLTLGGDLRQGLAELGGKGETVGGIVVMRHGENALRVIDGVKQKLNTLESSFPPGVRVLPTYDRSELILRSIHTLWKKLIEECLVVSLVCILFLWHIRSALVAILLLPAAIVLSFIPFGGLRLTANIMSLGGIAIAIGAMVDGAVIMVENAHKRLEEAREKTGKDPRGAERLRVVLTAAKQVGRPLFFSLLVITVSFVPVFALEAQEGRLFRPLAFTKTFAMFFAAVLSVTLVPVLMLWFVRGRIVPERRNPLNRLLLALYGPILRLVLRHGVLVLLLALVVLGSTLYPLRRLGAEFMPPLNEGTLLYMPTAVPGVAIAEAARILQTQDRIIAQMPEVATVFGKVGQADTATDPAPLSMTETVVTFRPEAEWRKGMSWNKLLAELNRQLQFPGVANIFWMPIQTRTEMLQTGFRSNLGIKIFGSDLAVIRDLGEKIERALSGFPETRSVFAERVEGGRYLDIQVRREALARYGFTVEDVNQAIEGAIGGNTVTVTVEGRERYPVSVRYNRDFRQDPLALSRILLGETPPTVSADSLSRSLPGAPLSGVQVPLGELADIHFAFGPPEVRSENAQLVGFVFVDSTAKDLVGYVRRAGAQIARNVAFPPGYYVEWAGSYEYFLRAKHRLFLLIPLTLMIILILLHLNTRSASRTLLVLLAVPFSLVGAFWLLYWLGYNLSVAVAVGLIALAGLDAETGVVMLLYLDHAYEERSREGRMRSRADLRAAIEAGALGRIRPKMMTICAILFGLLPILWSQETGADVMKRIATPMVGGIVTSGVLELLLYPILYLLWRGRSLPNGDGSSEAGLDLGSAARPTRS